The proteins below come from a single bacterium genomic window:
- a CDS encoding transposase family protein, whose translation MKTESLEFLERYARITKELAHQTSELCKVMTIEDVANFENLHWQTVKEIDKRAIEKAQRKRDLS comes from the coding sequence ATAAAGACAGAAAGCTTAGAATTCTTGGAAAGATATGCTAGAATCACCAAAGAACTAGCCCATCAAACAAGTGAACTATGCAAGGTGATGACAATAGAGGATGTAGCAAACTTTGAGAATTTACATTGGCAAACAGTAAAGGAGATAGATAAAAGGGCAATAGAAAAGGCTCAAAGGA